AGAATAATATACAGTTTGATTCTATATAACCGCTTTATATGCTATGTGATTCGTGACTTCGTCAATTTCGTCTAGAATGTTTTATGCGTGGCATAACCGTCAATCAGGGACATAACGGCCCCGTGCGTATTGTATTCTTCGCGCTTGAGCCATAGCGTCGCGAGATCTTTCCCCGTGTTGTGGTCTACGAGGAGGCGGTGGTCTTGGGACCCTCCCATGAACAACGCGGTCATTATTCCGGTATACCGGAGTCGTTGTACGATCGGACGGCCGAGGTTCTGGACGAGATCTGAATGAAGCTGACCTCCTGCTCGGATCGTCATACTGGACGTTGCGGTCCCAGTCCGATAGTGATGTATATGGGCTTCGAAGCCATGCCTGCAACTCATGCAAGAACAAGCGCGCATTATCTCTGCCAAGAAAATCCTGCAACAGAGACTCCGCTTGCCCAGCGCTGCCTTTAATGTCAACGGTACGAAGAATCGCAATAATATACTCCAACAAGAATTCAGCATTACTTCCCCGGCGGCTTTCGAGTCTTGCCTGCCCCGGACGAGCCACTGAACTCTGGCTCGAGCCTGCCTCTGTACGGTGTAAAAAGTCGAAGACTTGCAGTTCCCTCCGTATCCAAGTACGAGCGCGCGAAACAAGCCCCTCATCATTCTTGAACTTGTCCGGTGTCAGTTCCTGGTATTGCGAAAGGCGATTCGATCCGACCCTCAGGGAATAAAGCTGGTGTCGGTAGACATGTTGTCGCCGGCTCACCTCATCTTCGCGCGAAGGTGGGTTTTGATGTTGAACGTGTGGGCGGGGACGACGCGGACGACGATAGATACAATTTTGACGGGATAAAGGCGTGGTGTGGGTTGGGAGGGCTTCTGACGGAGCTTCTAATCGATGGACCTTCAGGCCTTCGGGGTTATCTAGCTCATACTCTACCGCGGAAACGTCACTCTTGCCTAGACTTCGAATTAGAACAGAACCTTGCAATTCCTGAAGTAGGATCATACAAAGTGGACAAATTCGACGGTTTTCTAGCCAGCTCAGAAGGCACAAAAAGTCGTAATTCGCATGCCTGCAGGGAAGCGCGACGGCCGGTTCTGAGATCAGTTCCAGACAAATGACGCACGGGTTGGCCACGCTGCCATCCGCTTCCTCCTGTGCTACCTCCTCCAGCGTTTTCTGCATGATTTCCTGCTGCAGGTCGACATTATCTGGTGTCTGAGGGGCCTCTGATGGGCCCGCGATCGTAGATTTCTCCCAAGTGTCGTTCATGGGGGTTCTCCAAGGGCGGTCCATCGTGGCAGTCGGAGGGTCGTTGGCGGAGGTCACGTTGCGGTCGGCTGCTGTCATGGCAAAAATTCCACCACGAACCTTTGATCCTCGTTCTTCGACTCGTACAACCGGTCGCCGTCACCAACACAGCAAGTGTACGCTTGGCGACGGAGATGTACTAACGGGTTCAGTGGTTCCGGGAAATTTTAGAGGTCAGCGCAACAACATGAAGTCTGCAAGAGCCGTGGTAGCTGCGAATCACTCTGCCGCAATGGCGCGCGGCCAGCCAAACGGGTCACTGGCCCAGGATTATCAACGCTCCCCTTCACGCACTATTACAGGTTTAAGACGGTGGTCAATTATCAATCGAGATCTACCACGTGAGTTATCGTTTGCCTGCACTTGATAGCTTTTGACAATACTAAATTGTTGCCTCATCCGCACAACAGCCGTGTCCCATGTGAAAGCGATCCACGTCTACGACTTTGATAACACATGTAAGACTATACAACAACATGATGGGGATCACCATACGTGCCTTGGTGTTAATATCGTTCAGTATTTCATAGCCCTCTCCCTAATCCGCAGTTGTGGAATGGACCGACCATCGGTTTCCTTCAAGCCTACGAGAGCTTCGCAAACGGGGGATGGTGGCATGACCCGAATCTACTTGCTGCCACTGGGGAAGGTgctgagaaagaagaactgcGGGGCTGGGAGGGATGGTGGAATGAGGAAATCGTGCGGCTCACGTACACTGAACTAAGACTGGCATGTTGACTGATAGGTCGTAGGTACAATTGGTCAAGCTCAGCATGCAGCAGAAAGACGCTCTGACAGTGCTACTCACTGGCCGAAGCGAGGGCGGGTTTGCAAGCCTTATACGGCGCATAGTGGACAGTAGGAAACTGGAGTTTGACCTCATTTGCCTCAAGCCAGAAGTTGGACCAAACAGCGAACGGTTTTCAACCACCATGGAGTTCAAGCAATCTTTTCTTGAAGACCTCATTCTCACATATAACCAGGCCGATGAAATACGTGTTTACGAGGACCGTGTGAAACAGTGAGTGCGATGTTCATCTATGTACCGACTTTTGCCTTTAACGCGAACATAGTGTCAAACACTTCCGAGAGTTCTTTGAACAGCTGAACCGGAGGTTTCAGACTGCGCAGAACCCCTCTCCCCGAAAAGCAGTTAATGCGGAAGTGATACAGGTAGCGGAAGGAGCTGTATTTCTGTCGCCAGTGATTGAAACAGCCGAAGTACAACGTATGATCAATTCTCACAACGATGCTGTCCGCAACCGGTCAGCCAATGGAACAAAGTCGCCGTATGGCCCACTGTGCATTAAGCGCACCATCTTCTACACCGGGTACCTCATATCCAATGTGGACTCCAGTCGTTTGATCAGTCAAACACTGAACCCAATGCTGCCCTCGGGGCTTGCTGAATCTAATGACCTTAAGTACATGGCTAACAGTATACTAATCACGCCTCGCCCTGCGCCTCGGTCAATTCTAGACAAGGTTGGCGGTCTTGGCAAGAAGCTCAAGTGGAAGGTTACCGGCACTGCAGTCTTTGAACATAGAGTCTGGGCTGCTCGGTTAACCCCCGTCCCAGCAACAGAGAAGTATTACACAGAAAACCCACAGCCCGTGGTAGTCTTAGCGGTGCGCAAAGGTGCCCGTCCTATTGACGCTGGCAAAATACAAAACTGGCATCCTGTGCCTGCTGATAAAGCTTTCACCTTCGAAACAGTCGTTGGCGAGAAAATGGTTTTGCGTGTTGAAGAACAAAATCCCCATGAAGGAGAGTGGGAAAGTCAGTTTTTGAATAAGAATCACAAGAGACGTCACCAGCAAGATCGTGACGAAGACACTTCATACCATGGCCAAGAAGGCTCGTCATCAGGAAGGCCAGCAACCTATAACCCACGGCATGGTGGCCGCTATCATGACGACGGACCTCGCCGTGGCGGATCATATCGTGGACGTGGACGTGGGTCCGGTCCCAGAGGCAGAGGTCACCCAAACCGAGGCGGGCAACGTGGGAGAGGCCGTGGGCGCGATGCTGGACCTCCGCAAGGCTACAGATCGTTAGACGATCATACTGGATATGATGGACCGTATGAAGAAAAGCCCGGGCCTGGCAATGGTGGCCCTGTGATGAACTATTAGGTTGACGTTCAAATACCCTCGCCATCTATTAAGCTTGCAACCCTTCGATTTGTGTTAGCATCATTTACGATGTCCATATATCGTTGATAGTTGTTCCTCTGGGCGCTTGTATGATTTTACATGCTCATTCTCcagacatacatacacctATTGGGCCTGAAAAATAATAGCAATCAGTACTCTGTTCAATAGCTTGTTCTTATACCCTATGGCATTCGCTGTCCTACCTTCACACTCGTAAGAGGTTGGCTCGAGGCACGTGTTGGCCATGTGATCCACCCGCTACTTCTTTTCAGattccatctttcttctggcATTGGGATGCTTGATGTTCAGACCGGGTCAATGACAAGCTTGATACGACAACATATTTAGGTACAGTGGAGACGCCGTTATAGTTTCATTTGATATTTtcacatatatataaaatactaacACCGGCGACGGTAAGTCTTGCAGATTTGACTGGAATGATTTaagcgaggaagagggagataACAGAATGTGTGGACTCATTGGCATTAATCCCGGAAAAATGTGGCTGTGGATAACTAGCGGCAGCGGCGGACTCTTAATGGATTCAAGCCTCCTGACGAATACCATGTTGGTTTGCGGTGCACTGCTCAGCCTTTTCTCAGGCCGGTGTGGGGTTCTATCTCAACTTGGCAGAGGCCACTATTAGTATTGTTCCCGCCGTGGTGTCTCAGCATTCAAATCCCAGCGACTACTACGGGATTCTCTTCTACAAGCGTCGAAATCAATTCTCAAGACCTTACAATAATCGTGCCAAAGCCTGGTTCCTGTCCCACCCCGCACTACGCACTAAGGCAGCCACCCAACCTTTTAAGTCGTCAGGCTAAGTCACTCTGAGACAAGATGTCGACGACAAAGTGGGCTACAGAGGCGGACTTCGCCGAACATAGGGCAACAATCACTAGCCTTTACCGTCAGAAGCCTCTTGTAGACGTCATGGAACACATGCGACGAGAGCATCATTTCCAAGCTACGTAAGACAGACGTTTGCCTCTATCGCCATGTCTGCTGAGTCATTGAATTCACAGAGCGCGTATGTACAAAGCGCGGCTGAAGAGATGGCATGTTACCAAGTACGTCAGGTATCATACAGACGATGCCCAGTGCCAGATGAGCAAGACACCACATGCACCCGTAGGCGACGCTGCTCGGTCCATAGCCTCCCGACGACCTGCGCTGCCGACTGTGGCACCAGGTCTTGGAGCACCAGTTCAGCAGCAGAAAGTACTGGACTGTCTTAAGATTCTGGGCAAGTATGTCGATGGAAACTCAACCAACGGGCGGTGGCAGACATCACCTACATTCATGGCCTCACTTCAGAACAGCGACTGGCTGGCACAGATCACCACAGTAGCAATTCTTCTGAAAGGCAGACAGGTGCAGACAGGCTTTCAACTCCTCGGCGGCTGCTTTGATACGTACAAAACCAATCTAAAGGCTGAAAGCCCCTTGCTCACCTCTGAGACTTTTATGGCCGCTTTCCAACTTATGAGCATCTCACCTGGCTTGGGATGGTCATTCCTAAAGTACACCTGCCAGCTGAGCGGCATCGTTCTAGAAAAGTCGCACCCATTATTTCAACTACTATCAAAATATCTAACCTTGGATAGCGAAGCATTCGCCAACTGTAGCGACCTATTCCTGGGTTGCTTCCTCGACCTGATGAAGCAACATCTCTCCGGCTGGGACGATTCCCACCGCGACGCACTGTTACTGACAACCGGTCGCATGTTCTTGCTCAGCCTCACCACGTTCTCACAATATCAAGAATTCACACGGATGTCCAGGAGCGACGAGGCAATGCCATTATTAGGCCATCAGCACGTGCTACAATGCGACAGTGGTGAGTTGCCACCCGCGCCTACGCGATCAGAGACACTTTCGCTCTATCCCCTTCATCCAGCACAAATCAAGGTGATGAAGCAGGAGCCAGGAGGAATCGATTACCTGTCTTTCGAGATGCTTTGATGTCTGCACTCTGGTAAGAACTAGTGGATAACCTCTAGCGATGCATGCACGGTATTTTCCTGCGGGTTTTTCTGGTGGCCAATCATCTAATCAGCATAACCACCATTGAGTTAGAATCTGACTCAGTTACTGTCAGTGATCTTCTAACGGATGAGTGACTCGGTAGTTCCCTTGGATTATAATGTGTTAAGGTAGCTAGTGTACATACGCTACTAATAGTAGACTAGTCTATTTTTTGGCACTCAGCTGATATCAGGAAGTGCTTTACTTCAAGAGCAAGTCCAGTTGCACAGTGAACGATCCCTAGGGTCCTCGGCAGACCTCGAGGTGCGAGTGCCGGCGAGGGTCAAGGTCTACACAGTAGTACACATGAACAAATGATGGACAGTATCATGTATTTCTTTGTAGATAACCTTATGTATTTCAATCGCATTATGCTAGGCGGCCTTCTTCACGATGTCTGTTATATAGAGCCTGTTAGCACAGGCCCCGTAAAGGGTGTTGTTTCAactgttttgttttataCTGGGATACGTGAAAACGGCCAAGTTGGTAGATATCGGAGACTAAGCCAACCCAGATCGGCCTGTTGGAGGAATCTTTTAGTCATTGCAGGTTAGGTCTTTGGCACACGGATTCCTTAGTTCATCATAAGATTTGGATACTAAATTAGTGTTTTTTTCTCAAAGAGTTTAACTTTTCGGTTATAACATCAGTGATCCACCATTTCTTCTAGACGACGAACCCCGACTAGGTAAATTGAATTTCGGATATCCTCCCGACATGAACGTGCCCCGTGCCAGACTTCGGCAAAATAGACATCGGGAAAGAACCAATCCTGATGGTCAGAAGGCCCTCTTAACACGTTCTATTAAGGAGGAACACCATCTTAGGGCAAATGATTGTCATGGGAGTTAATCTAAAGCCGCGAGCTTAATTGGTCACGGGGCCGGGTGGGAACCAAGACTGCTGCACTACGGGGATTTCACCATTGCTACTAAATTCGCACCATTCATTGGATGTAACCGTGCCTCGACGGGCTTCTTATCATTCAACTTACGAATCGCACCATTGGGCTCGATAGCAGCACGATGGACAACGCGAAGGAAACCGGATGACCGATGGTCGCCGGTTATAAAATGCTGCATGTCTCAGTGGTTCCGTTCCACTCTCCCCggaatatatatcaaaatGCGAGTCCAGTCCTATAGCCATAGTCTCTCCATTTCCGGGGCTATCTAAAACATCTCTTATCTTTCATTCCCTCCTGACCcgccttcttctcgcttCGGCATCGCCAAAATGCCCAGATATGCGGAAGCTCCAGCAGATGGGAGTGAAGTCTCATCTGGCTCTCAATTGACAAAACGTGTCAATAAATCAGAAGAGCCGTATGAGACGGTCACTGAACAGAAGGCAACGGGTCACCCACGCGAAACGGATGGCGAAGATTCATTGGGATCTCGAGGTGACGACGATGTTTTGTACGTGAAGGGACATCCCGTCATCCGAAATGGTAATCGACTCTGTAATCTCAGGTTCCTGTTACTTACAGCTAACGCTTCGCACTAGGCGCTGATGTATCTAAGTTTATTGTATCCGTCCGAGACGACGGAGACCCTTCTCTCACCTTTCGTTCTATCGTCCTAGGTTCGGTGTTCACTGCGCTTTCGAGCGTGATCACCATGCTCTATGTCTTCAAGCCATATCAAGCGCAAGTGTCTGCAGTCTTTCTGCAGCGTAGGTCTCTCCCCTTTCGGCGTCTGTCCGTGATGTCTACTTACATACTTGTCTACAGTGCTCGTCTATGTTTTTGGTGAAGCATGGGCGCGTCTTACTCCTCGCCCTGATCGGTTCaaatggaaatggctgcAGACAGTACTCACATTTCTTAACTTCGGTCAGCGCTTTACCATCAAAGAGCATGTGGTAGCCGCCCTGATCGCGTCGTCTGGAAATAACGGCCTCAATGGTGTGGAGGTCTATGCCGTGGAACGACTGTTCTATAATAGAGGTGTATCCGCAACGACCGCGGTCCTGGGAACCTTTTCTATGGCCCTTTGTGGATTTGTCCTAGCAGGTATCATGCGGCCGCTCATTATTTACCCTGGGGAGATGGTGTACTGGTCCACTTTACCCCAGGTGGTTCTCTATCAGAATCTTCATTTTGACCGGCGCGCCAACAAAGATCGGCTGACCAAGTTTGGCTGGGCCATGTTACTAACCGCTGTCTGGGAATTATTTCCCGCGTACATCATGACTTGGCTTTCGGGTTTTTCTATCTTCTGTCTCGCCTCCATGAACGCGCCAAAACACACTCGGACCATTTTCTCTACCATCTTTGGAGGCGCTTCGTCTAACGAAGGTATGGGCCTCTTCAACTTTTCGCTGGACTGGCAGTATATTCAGAGCACATACCTTTCGCTACCAATCAAGCAACAGCTGAACACTTGGATTGGTTACGTTATTCTGTATGCTGCTATACTCGGTCTATACTACAGCAATGCCTGGGATGCGAAGACCTTCCCGTTCATGTCCACGTCTCTTTTCCAGAGCAATGGCACACAGTTCTCAACGTCATCCGTCATAAATAGTCAGGGAACCATTGATTTCACAAAGCTCGAGGAAACAGGCCTACCTTCTTTGACTTCAGCCACCGTCTGGGGATACCTTACCCAGAACCTGGCCATCGGAGCTTTAATTACCCatgttttcattttctaCGGCAAGGATATGGTGCTCGCGTGGAAGCAGTCACGTAGCAGGACTCAACCGGATCCACACTATCAGGCGATGCTGAAGTATAAGGAAGTCCCGATGTGGTGGTACCTGGTTCTGTTCGTCCTGGCCTTTGTCGCCGGACTGATTGTCAACATCAAAGGCGAAACCACTCTCCCAGTCTGGGGCTACAtcgtttctcttcttctcggtgCCTTCATTGCGCCCTTCTCCTGTGTCCTCTACGGTCTCTACGGAACCGGAGTGTCCACCAACCAGCTGTCCAAGATGGTGGCAGGTGCCCTTC
This Aspergillus flavus chromosome 1, complete sequence DNA region includes the following protein-coding sequences:
- a CDS encoding Clr5 domain-containing protein; translation: MSTTKWATEADFAEHRATITSLYRQKPLVDVMEHMRREHHFQATARMYKARLKRWHVTKYVRYHTDDAQCQMSKTPHAPVGDAARSIASRRPALPTVAPGLGAPVQQQKVLDCLKILGKYVDGNSTNGRWQTSPTFMASLQNSDWLAQITTVAILLKGRQVQTGFQLLGGCFDTYKTNLKAESPLLTSETFMAAFQLMSISPGLGWSFLKYTCQLSGIVLEKSHPLFQLLSKYLTLDSEAFANCSDLFLGCFLDLMKQHLSGWDDSHRDALLLTTGRMFLLSLTTFSQYQEFTRMSRSDEAMPLLGHQHVLQCDSGELPPAPTRSETLSLYPLHPAQIKVMKQEPGGIDYLSFEML
- a CDS encoding putative OPT peptide transporter Mtd1 — translated: MPRYAEAPADGSEVSSGSQLTKRVNKSEEPYETVTEQKATGHPRETDGEDSLGSRGDDDVLYVKGHPVIRNGNRLCADVSKFIVSVRDDGDPSLTFRSIVLGSVFTALSSVITMLYVFKPYQAQVSAVFLQLLVYVFGEAWARLTPRPDRFKWKWLQTVLTFLNFGQRFTIKEHVVAALIASSGNNGLNGVEVYAVERLFYNRGVSATTAVLGTFSMALCGFVLAGIMRPLIIYPGEMVYWSTLPQVVLYQNLHFDRRANKDRLTKFGWAMLLTAVWELFPAYIMTWLSGFSIFCLASMNAPKHTRTIFSTIFGGASSNEGMGLFNFSLDWQYIQSTYLSLPIKQQLNTWIGYVILYAAILGLYYSNAWDAKTFPFMSTSLFQSNGTQFSTSSVINSQGTIDFTKLEETGLPSLTSATVWGYLTQNLAIGALITHVFIFYGKDMVLAWKQSRSRTQPDPHYQAMLKYKEVPMWWYLVLFVLAFVAGLIVNIKGETTLPVWGYIVSLLLGAFIAPFSCVLYGLYGTGVSTNQLSKMVAGALHPGRPLANLYFASWSHQCILLSVNLANWLKVGQYTKVPHRVMFATQIYGTLLGAALNYVVMTTIVSSQREILLDPVGNNVWSGSTIQGLNSQAITWALAKDMYGVSSRYFIVPLCLVIGLALPFVHWGLGKVIPRLRKLPLNTAIIVSYAGNPYYGNTSWIWSSIVVGLFSQFWLRRRLPEIYNKYNYLIGAAMDGGSQIIIFVLSFAVLGAAGKERPFPTWWGNPQGNPDHCL